One part of the Deinococcus humi genome encodes these proteins:
- a CDS encoding FAD-binding oxidoreductase: MFLNQEDHILGLAIGFQNGDTVALGVRAHGRLSLERLHSTHVVHGYYSSTSDFQAIVDAPSTHPGLVLSVGFNGNGFMMAPANARLVTSLVTGEEPTYDHADYQLARFEQQVHMETAVI; encoded by the coding sequence ATGTTCCTCAATCAGGAAGACCATATTCTTGGGCTTGCCATTGGATTCCAGAATGGCGACACGGTAGCACTCGGTGTGCGCGCGCACGGCCGGCTCAGCCTGGAACGACTGCACAGCACCCATGTCGTGCACGGCTATTACAGTTCCACGTCGGATTTTCAGGCGATCGTGGACGCGCCGAGCACCCACCCTGGGCTGGTATTGAGCGTGGGATTCAACGGCAACGGCTTCATGATGGCGCCGGCCAATGCCCGACTGGTGACCTCGCTCGTCACGGGCGAGGAGCCGACGTACGATCACGCCGATTACCAGCTTGCCCGCTTTGAACAGCAGGTTCACATGGAAACGGCGGTAATTTGA
- a CDS encoding DUF3830 family protein, with protein MLVFTFAAGELHAQLDPQLAPATCAALSQALQTPVTVRVRHAMFTGPEMSMQLPTGPNPQLLQTPPEAAVIMPLEGQVLFTVLPAHVWPGTTEAVFDLGIYYGPYGRTFFPSGWLPGNAFARIIPGHFERMKTIGRSLLEDGAQDVTIVVRERQPSP; from the coding sequence ATGCTGGTCTTCACCTTTGCCGCCGGCGAACTGCACGCTCAGCTCGATCCCCAGCTCGCCCCCGCCACCTGCGCCGCGCTGAGTCAGGCGTTACAGACTCCCGTGACTGTGCGGGTCCGGCACGCCATGTTCACGGGCCCCGAGATGTCGATGCAACTTCCCACCGGACCCAACCCACAGCTTCTCCAGACCCCTCCTGAGGCGGCGGTGATCATGCCCCTGGAAGGACAGGTGCTGTTCACGGTACTGCCGGCGCATGTGTGGCCAGGGACGACAGAAGCGGTCTTTGACCTCGGAATCTATTACGGGCCTTATGGCCGAACCTTTTTCCCAAGTGGTTGGCTCCCTGGCAACGCCTTTGCCCGGATCATCCCTGGGCACTTCGAGCGGATGAAAACGATCGGGCGCTCTCTGCTCGAGGACGGGGCGCAGGACGTCACCATCGTCGTGCGTGAGCGGCAACCCTCACCGTAA